TCCACCAGGGCGCCACCAAAGGCGCCCTCCACGTTGGTGGTGCCCAGTCCACCGGCGGCAAAATTGATATAGCCGTCGCTTTCCATGGTCGGCTTGCGACTGTCGAATTTGATCACGCCGGCAGTGGTGTTGCGCCCGAACAGAGTCCCCTGGGGACCGCGCACCACTTCCATCTGCTCCACGTCAAATATCGGGAAGCTTTTCAGCACCACATTTTCCTGCACCACATCGTCGAAGATGATGGATACCGGCTGTGAGGCGGCCAGATCAAAATCCGAGTTGCCGAGGCCGCGGATATAGAAACGCGGCGCGGCACGGCCGTTGGAGGATTCCGCATAGAGGTTCGGCACCCGCGCCGCCAGCGCGAGGATGTCTTCGCCCGCGGAGAAAATACTGTCGAAACCCTCACCGGACAGTGCCGCCACCGAAATCGGAACTTCCTGCAGACTTTCGGCGCGTTTCTGCGCGGTGACCGTGACTTCTTCCAGCATTGCCGATTTGCGTTTGCTGCCGATGTCGTCGCCTTCCGCGCCAATGGCAGCGCCGGGCAGCGTCGCCGCGATGGCTGTGGCGAGAAGAGTTTGGGTAATAGCCTTGCTCATTGAGTCAGTTTCCTGTGCGCAGCAACCGATCCGCCCCGAAGGGCCGCCGGCGGCTTTTTGTTCTCGTTATGCTTATGGTCCTGAGGTGTTTTCGCACCCATTTTCGAATTTCTGGTGCGAGTTCCTGGCTGTGCAAAACACCAGCACAAACAGGTCCCCCAGTCGGGTACTCCGTCTAATGAGAGCAACGAGCGTGCCAATATTTAACCGATTGGTCAGGTTCCAACCGACAAATCAACAATTGCCGGATCTGCCAATGGATGGGATTGAATGAATGTGATGGGAAAGCGGAGGTCCGGGAGTCTGTCGCCACTGCGCCGGGGAGGGTCGCCTTGCGGGTAATCCTATGACGAGGTGCCGCCGATACCGCAGCCCCGCAGGATCATGCCAGTCACGAACTCTGTAATGCGCTCGATGGTTTCCTCGTCGTACTCACGGCGGTTGGTCGCCAGCAACACCTGGGTTTCGAAATCCGCGTAGTGCTGGGTGGTCGACCAGATCATGAAGATCAGCAGGGAGGGATCGACACTGCGCATCTTGCCCTGCCCCATCCAGGCCTCAAACACCTGCGACTTGGCCCGTAGCCAGGCGCGCAGTTCGGTACGGATATAGTTCTGCAGATAGGGCGCGCCGGCGATGATTTCCGAAGCAAACAGCTTGGAGCTCAGCGGCTGCTCGCAGGCGAGACGCACCTTGCTGGCGGTATAGGCGGCGAGTACCTCGCCCGGGTCGTCCTGTGGCGAAATACTTTCCAGCCCCTGATTCCACTCCGCAATGATCCGCTCCAGCACGGCGGAGTACAGCAGGCTTTTGTTGCGGAAGTAATAGTGGATATTCGCCTTCGGTAGCCCCGCGGCCTCGGCAATGGCCATCATGCTGGCGCCCTTGTATCCGTGCTGGGCAAAAACGGCGGTGGCGGCATCCAGAATCAACTGGTAATTCTTCTCGCGGATTCGGCCCGATTTGTACTTTTTATCGGACTCTATCGCCTCTCGCACACTGCCTAGACTCATTCAACCGATTCCTTGCACCGATTTCTTTTCGATTTCTTGCACAGATTCATCCTGCGATAACCCCGGGGCAGGCGCAGACTCCTAACCGATTGGACAGCATTTTTAATGCCAGAGAAAGAGCGGCACCCGGAAGGCGCTAAATCATCAGGCGGAAATGCCTCCCTGCCCCGGCTGTGGACAGCTTCTGCGAGAAAGTCCGCCCGCTAGCGGCCCCCACGCGATTGCCCCCTTCAAAAATCCCTTTTGGCCACAGAAAAGCACCAAAAACAGGCCATCTCCCTGGTTTTCGCACCGTTTTAACCCAGAAGGAGCCCTGCACAAGTTATCCACAGCCAGCGTCGGCAATCCTCCCAACCCCCACCTCGTATACACATACCAGGGTGTGATGGCGCCAATATCCACAAAAATTCCCTGATCGAACTCTTTATCCGGCGGTGCCGCCAATTTCTGACAGTTTGGTCAGCTTTTGGCACATTTCATGCTGAACTGCTGACAGATCCAGCAGATCTGCGATCGCGCGCGTCTCATCCGCCCGCACCTGCAGGCAGGGGCAATCGCCGCTGGACCTGGCCTGAGTCGTTGTAAATGGCCTGCAACCCAAACCATTCACAAGGTGACAGAACAATGAGCCGCTCCACTTCACAACCCCAACGACCCAGCTCCCGGATCCGATCTCCGCTCAGCCTGGCCATCGCCCTCGCCAGCAGCGCCATGACGCCGGCACTGCTGCACGCGAACCAGCTGGAGGAAGTCACCGTCGTGGCGGAGAAACGCAGCGAGAGCCTGCAGGATCTGTCGCAGGCGGTGACCGCCATGTCCAGCAGCGACCTGGAGACCAAGGGCATCGAATCTTTCGTCGATCTGAGTGGTGTGGCGCCCGGGGTGACCGTGGCCAAGAACGAAGGCTACAAGACCGTCATCTCCATCCGCGGGGTGGGTAATGAGGCCAACCAGAACGCCATTGCCAACCCGTCGGTGTCCTACCACATGGACGGCATTTACGTGGCCTCCCCCTTTGCGCTGCAGACCGACTTTATCGATGTCGAGCGCATCGAGGTGTTGCGCGGCCCCCAGGGCACCCTGTTCGGCCAGAACTCCACCGGCGGCGCCATCAATGTGATCAGCCGCGCCCCCTCTACCGAGGTATTCACTGCCAAGGTGGACACCACCTTCGGCAGTTACAACCTGCAGAAGCTGCGCGCCTCGGTCAACGTGCCGCTGTCGGAGTCCATCGCCATGCGCACCTCGGTCACCAGCGCCACCCGCGACGGCTTCTCCAAGAATGTACTGAACGGGCAGGAACTGGACGACATGGACAATCTCAGCCTGCGCACCGACTGGCTGTTCAATCTCAGCGACAGCACCAGCCTGCGGGTCTTCGGCCAGGCGTTTGACGAGGACGCCAACGGCGCGGCCATCAAGGGGATCGACGACCCCACCCCGGACGCCCGCGAACTGGCGCAGGACACCCGCTCCAAGTACACCCTCGAATCCCGCATTGTCGGCGGTATTCTGGAATCCGACCTCGGTGCGGTCACCGTCAAATCCCTCGCCAGCTGGCAGAAGGACGACATCCTGGTGGTGCGTGACAACGACCGCCATTCCTACGCAGTGAACCCCGAGTACACCATCAGTGCGTTCGACCCGGAAACCTCGGTGGTGGAAACCAAGACTTTCGAAATCAACATGATTTCCAATGAGCCACTGTTCGATAAAGTCGACTGGATCGTCGGTGCCTTCTATCTGGATACCGAACTGGAAAACCATATCCGCGAGGAGCTGGATGCCAACGGCAACGGCGTGCTCGACGGTTACGCGGAGTCCTTCCCGGCGGTGTTTGACGGCGATGCGGGCTTCATCTCCGACGCCTTCCCCACCCGCGAGTCCCTGTCGCTCTATGGCCAGACCACCTTTTACGCCAGCGATACCACCCGCCTGATCACCGGCCTGCGCTACACCGAGGACGAGGTCTACAGCGAAGTGTCCAACTTTTTCGTACCTTCGCCGGATATCATCGAGGCCGAGACCGATGTGGTCACCGGCCGTCTGGCCCTGGAACAGGACCTGGGCAATGACGCCATGGTGTACGGTTCCTACACCCGCGGTTTCAAACCCGGCGGCAGCAACCTCACCTACGGCAGCAGCGACGACGGCTCCCCCGCACTGGTGGATCCCACCTTCAAGGACGAGACCATCGACGCCTTCGAACTGGGTGTGAAAGCCGAAATGCTCGGCGGCCTGCTGCGCACCAACCTGGCCTCCTTCTATTACATCTACGAGAACCTGCAATTCCAGGCCACCGACCCGGACATCTTCCAGGGCGGCGTGGCCAATATTCCCGAGTCGGAGATCTACGGCACCGAGCTGGAAGTGACCGCCCTGCTCGGCAGCGCCTGGTTACTGGACCTCAAGCTGGCGGCAATCGAATCCGAGATCACCTCCGACTTCGACGCGCTGGACAACGTGGCCGTGAGCGGCACCTTCTTTGGCGACGAACTGCTGCGCTACAACAGCCGCGAAAATGTAAAAGGCAAGGAACTGGCCAAGACCCCCGGCGTCACCGCCGACCTCAGCCTGCAGTACAGCAACACCTTCGCATCCGGCACCGCCTTTACCGGCACCCTGCAGTACACCTACCGCGGCAGCTTCAGCCAGCGCATCTTCGAAAATCCGGCGGTGGACAAGGTGCCGGCCTACAACCTGGTCAACGCCGTTGCCGCCTTCGACCTGCCCAACAGCTGGGGCTTCGACCTGATGGCCATGAACCTGTTTGACGAGGACGGCGTCAACTCGCGCATGAGCGACGTCTTCGGCGTCAACGCCACCGGCGAAGAACTCATCCCGCCCCGCCAGCTGATGGCCCGCGCGCGCTACCAGTTCTAATCTCAGAACCTGTGCCAATCCGCCCCGACAAGGCGGATTGGCACAAAACTCAAATCCCTGCTTTGCCCCATCCCGGGGCTTCTGTATAATCCGCGTCCGCGCCGGGGTAATGTAACCCCTTGATTCGGCGCCAGTTCCGCCCGTAGCTCAGCTGGATAGAGCGTTGCCCTCCGGAGGCAAAGGTCAGAGGTTCGAATCCTCTCGGGCGGGCCATATAAAAGAAAAGGCCACCCAACGGGTGGCCTTTTCTTTTATATCGTCCCAAGCCCCAGGGCTTCGCCCAATTCCCAGGTTCGACTCGGAGGCGCAATGCGCCGGAGAGCAGCGACCGAAGGGAGCTAATCCTCTCGGGTGACCTTGCTCATATATCACCCCAAGCCCCCAGGGCTTCGCCCAACTCCCAGATTCAACACGAAGACGCAAAGCGCCCGAAAGCAGTATCGCTATTTACGCATCGCCCCGGAAATCGCAACCAATAGACACAACACGATCACAGCAGCGACACCAAACCAGATACCCAAGCGACGGTTTCCCACCTGTTCCCGCTCGATATTTTCCAATAACTGAACCAACTCAGATTCTGACAAGGGCCCACAATGGGGACATTTTTCATTGTCTTCACGTACATACTGAAGCCCACATCGATCACAAACGTCGGTTAACTTTTCATGTCGCAACGCTGCGGCCTTCGCCCCCAGCCCACCAATATTCATCTTCGATCTCGCTTACACAGAAATACCAATGCAGACTTGCCGTATTCGGACGTTTTTCGCAAAAAAACAATCCGCAACCTACATCGAAGTAAGCAACTGCCAAGCCACCGCAACCTGTGCAAAAAATCCCGCAATGAACGCCAAGGTACGAACCCACGGGATTCCGAGGGCGTAGGAAATGGCATGCACCACCCGCGCCCAGAAATACACAACGCATGCCGTTACGGTTACGGAGTTACTGATACCAGCGGCCTGTGCAATAAGAACCAAAATGGCAAAGATCACCAGGTTCTCTATGGCATTAACATGTGCTTTTTGCAGGCGGACCGCCCACGGCGACTGAGGTTTGGGGGCAGCGGGATAACCCACCGTGTCGAACAACCCCCAGACAGCAAACCGGTTAAGAATGTACGGAGCCCACAACACAGCCGTAAAGATGGTAACGAGCGTCAAGTAATAAAGTTCACTATTCATAACTCTTCCTCCTTTTTTTGGTTGGATTTGGGTGTCGCTATCTACAGCCCGACACTGACCTCGGGGTGCACTCGTAACTATGTGCTCCTCCCCCCAAGTTTATACGCTACTACACTCTATATATGCCTCTACTATTTCAAACGTTGACGCTGGCATATATTGACTGGATCGCAACATAAAGGCAGGATGCCACGCAAATTACAGCTATCCAGCCGTCGCTGAGAAACCCGAAATAGCTACCAGCGGCTGCCACAGCGATTGTCATTCCTGCAATGAACGACGATCTTCCGATTTTGACGGCCAACTCGGGAATTTCCCTCATTCCACTTTCTTTCCAGCCCGCTATCAGATCATATTTCTTTTTTACGCCAATCGCATAGGAAAAAGCCATTAGTGGAAACACACCGAGAAGTAACAACAAAATGGGTAACATCTGGGATTGATCATTCATACTTACACTCCTGTTACTACTGATACCTATGCGGTCTTACTCATAAAAATAAAATGAACTCTACATATTATTTTTCCTGATTGATTGACCTCAGGCCAATAAAGAGCAACCTGAAACTTTCAAGAATAAAGTAAACAACGATTGCATAGGCCCAACCAAACAATACTCCTAACAGCCGGGGGGCACCGTCTCGCCGGGAGAGCTCCGCTAAAATTTCTTGATCGGGGGCATAATTGATCGAATAGGTCCAGAAAATATAGGTTGATCCGGCAATCAATATCCAGCCGCCAAAGAACAGCAATCCAAGCCGAAAATACCACGTATATTGACGGAGGAAAATAAAGGAAATCGCCAGCACCATTGCCGGCGCAAGACTGATTGCACTCCGGGTCAATTCATACAGACTCATATTTCAACGTGACTTAACCCGCTTTCGCACGCACCTAATAGTTAGCAATTGATTTTACACTCGAAGTCATTTGGTGAAAAACGACTTCTCTCAGTTAGATGGCGGCGCGTGTAAAAGCGAGTTAGGTTCCTAGCCTTGTCGCTCGGCCTTGTTATCTTTTCCTACTTATGGCTTGTAGGTTTCGCACCTATGAATCAACCACTCGCTGCCTGTTTTCGGATGAATGCTAACAAGCGACTGCCCTCGGAGCTCCCATTTATATGAGCCCGTATACTCAACACCATCGTAGATAAAGATATATTCAATTTCTATTTTATTTTCTTCCGGCAAGGTGACTTTCAGAAGATCCATTTTTTCTTCGTAGCCGTAAATTACATTTTCACGAATGTGCACGATTGAGTCTGTGGCCGCTTTGCCGTACTCACAATGTCTATCCCAAGTACCCCAGTACTCTTCCGGGATACTATTGTTCGCACCATGTCCATACAAAGAAACGAATGTAAGTAAAACGACCAAATATTTCACTGAACGATGACTCCTTATTAAAGATAACAATTTATTAAAGTCCCTCCGGCTCACTATCAACTTGGCTACTATTTACCGGTGGCGAAATTTGAGATCAAGGACAAAACTTTTTAAAAACAACCCCTTACCGATCCTATATCTATCTTGAACCAGTATTAACAAGCCAAAAGCTTAAGTCGCCTGAATAAACATCGGTCGCTTGAGATTATTAGACACATCAATAAAGTCAACGACTTACCGTTCACATCCAGTAAATAGAAGCCTTCGGCGCATTCATTCAGCGATTCGCGCCTGACATTCGCGGCTTTTACGGGATACCAATATATTTGCCGCAAAAAAAAAAGCCCCACCAATCGGCAGGGCTTTAGTACCAAAGAGCTAATCGCTCTCAGTTTTCAGAGCTTGACCAGCAGCTTGCCCTGGTTGCCGCCACCAAACAGCAGGTTGATGCCGTCGATAGCGCTTTCCAGACCCTCAAGAACGTGGGTACGGTAACGGATCTGTCCGTTCTGAACATACCGGGTCAGGGCCTCGGTGGCTTCCTGGGCTTTGTCCAGATGATCCGGCACTACGAAACCTTCAATTCGCAGTCCTTTGAGATTGATGTCCATCCAGTTCGGGCCCGGTGCGGGTTTTTCCAGGTTGTACTCGGAAATCATACCGCACAGGATGATGCGACCGAAGCGGTTCATACGCTCGTAGGCGAGCTGCTGAATCGGGCCGCCGGTGTTTTCGAAGAACAGGTCGATGCCGTTCGGGCAGGCAGCGTCGAGCTCGGCGGCGAGGTCGTTGGACTTGTAGTTGATGGCCTTGTCGAAGCCCAGTTCCTCTTCCAGCCAGCGGCACTTTTCGTCGCTGCCCGCGGTGCCTACAACACGCAGTCCTTCCGCCTTGGCGATCTGGCCCACCAGTGAACCGACGGAGCCCGCGGCGCCGCTGATCAGGATGGTTTCTCCTGCCTGCGGGCGGCCGATCTTGATCAGGCCGATATAAGCCGTCATGCCGGTGACGAAGAATACGGACAGCAGCGCTTCCGGGTCGAGGGAGGCATCGACCACCTGCATCTCCTCATTGCCGAGCACGTATTCCGCCCAGCCGGTGGTGCCGATGACCCGCGCCCCTACCGGGTACGCGGCATTGCGGGACTCGACCACTTCACCCACACCGTAGGAGCGCATCACTTCGCCGATCTGCACCGGCGGAATGTAGCTGTCTTCCCGTGCGTTGAGCCAGGTGCGCATGGCGGGATCCAGGGACATGTAGGTCTGCTTGACCAGGAACTGGCCTTCTTCCAGTGCCGGGGTTTCCAGTTCTACGGTTTCGAAGATATCCGATGTGATATCGCCGCTCGGGCGCTTGGTCAGTTGAATAGCTTTATAGGTCATACAACACTCTTTGCTGGACTGCTTGGCAATAGATTAGATCGTCTTGCCACTGCCCGCGGCACTATAGGAGCCGGGTCAATGGTTTGCCGCATTGTCCTCACAAAGCCATGGTGCGCATTTGTCATATTGCGCAAATAATTTGTCAATTCACGCCAAGCTGATTGTTTTCGAGTGGGCCGTTTTTTGCCGTGCAGCGCTAACGCAGCCAGGATGGACGCCGGCGCTCGCGCACCGGCTTTTTGGCTCCGGTGGACTTGCTGTTGGCTTCACGCCATTGACGGGGGCTCATGCCAAACCAGCGCTGGAAGGCTTTGGAAAATGTCGCCAGATCGGCGTAGCCGAGCAGTCCCGCCAGCTGGGTCAGACTGATATCGGACTCTTTCAGGTAGCGGGTGGCCTCGGCCTGGCGGGTTTCGTTCAGCAGCGCCTGAAAACTCGTGCCCTCTTCCATCAGCATTCGCTGCAGGGAGCGTGTGCCGAGCATCATGTAATTGGCGACATAATTGAGAGAAACCTTGCCGTTCGGCAGCAGGCTGCGCAGCAGTTGGCCGACGAACGCGGGCAATTCCTTTGGGGCAAGCTCATCCAGTTTATCGATATGCGCCTGCATCAGGGCGTGAAGGGCCGGATCGGCATCGCTCAGCGGCGCTTCCAGCAGGGCTGCATCAAAAACCCAGGCGTTTCTGTCGCTGTTGAAGTCGGGCGTAATATTCAATAGTCGCGCGTAAGTGCGCGCGGGGGCTCCAGCGGCAGTCTGCAGGTAGAGCGCCCGCGGGGCCCAATGGCGTCCCAACAACATTTTCAACAACTGCCAGCCCACTGCCACACCGTGCTCAATGACCTGTCGGGAGGGGATGCCTTCGCGGAGAACCGGGGTGTAGTCGAGAATGACCAGCCGGTTGTGGACTTCCATCTGCACGGCACCGCTGCTGGAGTGCAGGTGATAGTAGCGCGCAAGCTCGGCCAGGGATTCTCCCACGGTATTGGCGTTCTTCACCAGATACAGGAGCTGACCAAAAACCGCGGTGCCCTGGCGCAGCCCCAGCTCCAGTCCGAACAGTGGGTGACCGGATTCTCGCGCACAATCGTCCAGTAGCATTGCCATGCGCTGGAAAGAAATCATGTTGTCCGGATGCGTGAGGGTGTCGCCGGGGAGACCTGCCCGTTGCAGCATTCCCCGCGGGTCGAGCCCCACTTCGCGACAGGCCTCATCAAACATCACCAGTGATGAGGCCTTGGAAAATTCTTCCATCCGTGAACCCTGATTACCTCTTTATCAAGCAGTCCGACTACCGCGGCCCCTAAAGTGCCGGCAGTTATCCTTGGTGTGGCGGGAAAATGCAAATAATGACGGCATCTGACAACGAATGCTTCCAGCAGAAGAGAGTGTAGTTTCCAGCCGATATGCCCCTGTCCATGGGCCGCCCGTCGCAGTTTTCTTCCCAAAATCATCACACCCCAGGCCAATTCGTCCATTCCGACGAAGCCCCCCGCCACGAAACGGAATACTGTCAGCACAGCTCCAATTATAAAAATGACAATCCGTCCACAAACATTTTTTTGCCGACGCATCCGCGGCGGCGATCCATGGCAGTTCCTGAATTCGGTGGTAGACCTGCCAATTTAAAAGCGATGAAAAAGGAGAGCCAAATGCCATGTTGGAGCCAATCAGTAGAATAATCGCGGGGTACCCGCGCACGTATACAGCCTCGATAAAAACAGCCCTGTTCTCATCGATTCTCACCTGTTGTTCCTTAGAATCTGTTGCCTATACCGGTACAGATACAGAGTATGAAGATCCCTACTACGACCCCAGCGCGTATTCCACACCACACGGTGTGTACAACCGCCCCGCCGATTACGATCCCAATGCGCTGCTCGGTAGCAGCAATGGGGGCTGGGCAGTATGGGATTTCTGTTATGGCAAACCGGATGAGGCCGAGCTGCCTGAAGATCCCCGCGCACTGGTGCAGGAAGGCATCAGCGATGGCCGCGCAGTGCACTTCAATGCCTATTACAAGAACTGCCACTTGGACCCGGAAGCGGTGCGCGAAGTGGGTGCCGCCACTACCTGTGGTGAATTGCGCGAGCGCTTCGACCGGGGCGAGCGCCTGCTGACTGGCGGCTCACCGGGTGTCGGCGCGCTGTTTGCGGGTACCGATCCTTACACCATCGAAGCCGCGCTGGGTATTTCGACGCTGCTACCGAGCCAGTACAACGACCTGTGGAAATCCTGGGGCGGCTACGTATCGAAACCCACTAACTTTGACCAGTTGGTGGCCGAGCGTTACGGCTCGGTGTTACCGGCAGAGCGCAATCCCTACCCACTGAAAGGGGAAAACCCCAATCTCACCAACGGCGGCTCCGGCCAGTTACCGCTGATGTTTACACAAATGCGCTATCCCGACGGCACCTGGACCGGCCGCATTGGCGTGACCTGCCATGCTTGCCACAGTGGTGCGGTGGACGGTAAACCGACTCTCGGTGGCGGCAGCTCGCTGGCGGACCTGGACCTGTTCCTGCGCGACGGGCTGCCTCAGGGCTACCTCGCCTCCGTGGCTACCCTCGCCAACCTGAGCCACACCCGCGGCACCAACAATGCCAGCGATGTGAATCTGGCGTTTCTCTTCCCGGACCAGGGTCTCTATTCCGCTCGGGATGCAGTGGACCTGATCACCTCCGGCTCCACCGCCAGTATGGATACCCCGGCGTGGTGGAATCTGGGGCACCGCCCGGTGAAGTTTGTCGATGGCATGTTCCCGGCGGATGCACCGCGTATCGACCAGGTGTTCTACACCCCCTTCTTCGGCCTGTTCGGCGAGATCCTCGGTCCTCTGAGCGACGCCGGCCAGAAATACATGCGCGACAATGGCCCGCCCATCAATGCCTGGATCGAAACCCTCAAGGCACCGAAATATCCCGGCACTATCGATACCGCGCTGGCGGAGGAAGGTGCGGTGCTGTTCCACGAGCTGGATATGTGGGCACCGGAGCGCAACAACACAGTGCGCCGCCCCGAGGGCAACGGCAGCTGCGCCGGCTGTCACGGCGCCTATGCACCGCGCTACGTGAACGACCCCGAATACCTCGCCAGTCCGGTACTGGAAGGCATGGCCTCCTACATTGTTCCGCAGGAAATCATCGGTACCGATGCGGTGCGCTGGAAAACCAACAACGAGGGTATGCAGCGCGCTGGCTCGGTGAATTTCTTCGGCTATCCGCCCACCAAGGGCACGGACCAGGATTGTGGCCCGCAGAACCAGGAGCGCCTGCGTGGCGATCGCGAGCTGGGTTACCTGGCACCACCGCTCTACGGGGTGTGGGCGAGCGCGCCGTACATGCACAACGGCTCGATTCCGAACGTGTGGGAAATTCTCAAACCGTCGGAGCGCGAACCGCTGTGGCGCCGGCAATCCAACAATAAGCTGTCCAACCCCTGGTACAACAATGGCAACGTACTGATGGGTTACGACACCAAACTGGATACCGCCTATGACGCAACCAAAATGGGCTGGAAGTACGATGCCATCGACTGCGAGTGGCGCTCGTTCTGGAATCCGTCGGTATCACCGTTCCGCACCTGCGACCCCAACGACAAGCATGCAACGCCGCTGGCGCAGGAGATTCTGGATGACATTTACGGAAATCTGATTTTGACCTGGAATGTTTTCTTCCCGCCGACGCTGACCATGCGACAGATGGAAGATCGCAAGATCTACAACACCCTGCTGTTCAGCCATGGCAATGAAGGCCACGAGTTCAACAGTGTGCTGACCGACCACGAGCGGCTGGCAATTATTGAATATCTCAAGACCCTGTAAGCGACCGTTAAAAAAGCCACACCCGTGCGCACAGGTGTGGCTTTTTTATCGGCAATACTTCGTTTCATCACAAATCTGTCCCTGATTTTTTCCAAATTGCAACGGCGCCTTAACGTGCAAAAAAATGCGCGCGACAATGCACAACCATGTATATGGCCTGGTCTACACGACACAAAAACAGCATAGCGTTCTGGTAAACGGGCGTTGAGCGCCTTCTGGACTTCTGACCGCGGGTTACACAATTCCCTGCCAGTGAATGCCGAATAACTACTACAGCTCCGGGCGCAAGGCGCCCAATGCAACGCACTCCGTCTCGCACCAACTATTCTTCCCTGTACCAAAGATCACAGGTGTCTGATTGTGCACAGTTCCAGTTTGCCCGCGCTGTATTGCGCCACGTTATTCGCCGTTCTCGGTTTTGGCTCGCACGCCGCCTTTGCCGAAACGCCCGCCGGTGTCAAACAAAACCCGCTCAAGGATGCCTACTTCGGCGAAACTCACGTGCACACCGGTGTTTCCATGGATGCTTTTATTGCCGGCACCAGGCTGACACCGGATGACGCCTACCGTTTTGCCAGGGGTGAAGAGATGAAGGTCAATGGCAGCATGCACAAAATCCAGCGCCCGCTGGATTTCTGTGCCGTCACCGACCACGCCGAATTTATTGGTGAGGCCTACAGCCTGATGAATCCGGGCGCGCCGGGCTACGACGATCCGGTGGCCAAGCAGTTTCGCGAAGCGACAGATTTGAAAACCGCCCTTGGCCTGTATGCGAAATATGTACTGACGCCACTCGCCACAGGGAAAGATCCACACCCGCCCTTTTTCCAGGGTGTGGAAGCCATCAAATCCAGCTGGAAAAAAAATATCGAAGCGACCGAAAAACACTATCAACCTGGCAAGTTCACCACCATCCACGCCTATGAATGGACCTCGGCGCCCGGTGGGGGCAATTTGCATCGAAACGTTTTCTTCCGCGACAGCAATGTTCCGGATATGCCATTTTCCGCCAACGACGGACCCGACCCGGAACAACTTTGGAAGTGGATGCAAGCCCAGCGGGATGAAGGCAAGAAGGTGTTCGCCGTCCCACACAACTCGAACGAAAGCAAGGGGCTGCTTTTCACCGAAACCACCCTCGCTGGAAAGCCCATCACCAAGAACTATGTAGAAACCCGGGCCAGTATGGAACCGTTGATCGAAATGATGCAGATCAAGGGTAACTCGGAAGTTGTGCCCAATTTCTGGCCCAACGACGAATTCGCCAACTTTGAAAATGCGGTTACCCTGCAGGACTACAACGACCGCAAATTCAAGAAAGAGAACTTCGTGCGCTACGGCCTCACCCGCGGTCTCAAATACAAGCAAGATCTCGGTACCAACCCATTCAAGTACGGATTTGTCGGCGGCACCGACAGCCACAATGGCACTCCCAGCAACGTCGCGGAGGACAATTACTCCGTGGGGAGCCACGGACTGGCCGATCG
This is a stretch of genomic DNA from Microbulbifer bruguierae. It encodes these proteins:
- a CDS encoding TetR/AcrR family transcriptional regulator, producing MSLGSVREAIESDKKYKSGRIREKNYQLILDAATAVFAQHGYKGASMMAIAEAAGLPKANIHYYFRNKSLLYSAVLERIIAEWNQGLESISPQDDPGEVLAAYTASKVRLACEQPLSSKLFASEIIAGAPYLQNYIRTELRAWLRAKSQVFEAWMGQGKMRSVDPSLLIFMIWSTTQHYADFETQVLLATNRREYDEETIERITEFVTGMILRGCGIGGTSS
- a CDS encoding NADP-dependent oxidoreductase, giving the protein MTYKAIQLTKRPSGDITSDIFETVELETPALEEGQFLVKQTYMSLDPAMRTWLNAREDSYIPPVQIGEVMRSYGVGEVVESRNAAYPVGARVIGTTGWAEYVLGNEEMQVVDASLDPEALLSVFFVTGMTAYIGLIKIGRPQAGETILISGAAGSVGSLVGQIAKAEGLRVVGTAGSDEKCRWLEEELGFDKAINYKSNDLAAELDAACPNGIDLFFENTGGPIQQLAYERMNRFGRIILCGMISEYNLEKPAPGPNWMDINLKGLRIEGFVVPDHLDKAQEATEALTRYVQNGQIRYRTHVLEGLESAIDGINLLFGGGNQGKLLVKL
- a CDS encoding TonB-dependent receptor, which encodes MSRSTSQPQRPSSRIRSPLSLAIALASSAMTPALLHANQLEEVTVVAEKRSESLQDLSQAVTAMSSSDLETKGIESFVDLSGVAPGVTVAKNEGYKTVISIRGVGNEANQNAIANPSVSYHMDGIYVASPFALQTDFIDVERIEVLRGPQGTLFGQNSTGGAINVISRAPSTEVFTAKVDTTFGSYNLQKLRASVNVPLSESIAMRTSVTSATRDGFSKNVLNGQELDDMDNLSLRTDWLFNLSDSTSLRVFGQAFDEDANGAAIKGIDDPTPDARELAQDTRSKYTLESRIVGGILESDLGAVTVKSLASWQKDDILVVRDNDRHSYAVNPEYTISAFDPETSVVETKTFEINMISNEPLFDKVDWIVGAFYLDTELENHIREELDANGNGVLDGYAESFPAVFDGDAGFISDAFPTRESLSLYGQTTFYASDTTRLITGLRYTEDEVYSEVSNFFVPSPDIIEAETDVVTGRLALEQDLGNDAMVYGSYTRGFKPGGSNLTYGSSDDGSPALVDPTFKDETIDAFELGVKAEMLGGLLRTNLASFYYIYENLQFQATDPDIFQGGVANIPESEIYGTELEVTALLGSAWLLDLKLAAIESEITSDFDALDNVAVSGTFFGDELLRYNSRENVKGKELAKTPGVTADLSLQYSNTFASGTAFTGTLQYTYRGSFSQRIFENPAVDKVPAYNLVNAVAAFDLPNSWGFDLMAMNLFDEDGVNSRMSDVFGVNATGEELIPPRQLMARARYQF
- a CDS encoding AraC family transcriptional regulator; this translates as MEEFSKASSLVMFDEACREVGLDPRGMLQRAGLPGDTLTHPDNMISFQRMAMLLDDCARESGHPLFGLELGLRQGTAVFGQLLYLVKNANTVGESLAELARYYHLHSSSGAVQMEVHNRLVILDYTPVLREGIPSRQVIEHGVAVGWQLLKMLLGRHWAPRALYLQTAAGAPARTYARLLNITPDFNSDRNAWVFDAALLEAPLSDADPALHALMQAHIDKLDELAPKELPAFVGQLLRSLLPNGKVSLNYVANYMMLGTRSLQRMLMEEGTSFQALLNETRQAEATRYLKESDISLTQLAGLLGYADLATFSKAFQRWFGMSPRQWREANSKSTGAKKPVRERRRPSWLR
- a CDS encoding MAPEG family protein produces the protein MNSELYYLTLVTIFTAVLWAPYILNRFAVWGLFDTVGYPAAPKPQSPWAVRLQKAHVNAIENLVIFAILVLIAQAAGISNSVTVTACVVYFWARVVHAISYALGIPWVRTLAFIAGFFAQVAVAWQLLTSM